A window of Anaerohalosphaeraceae bacterium genomic DNA:
CTGCTCATAGACGCCTCCGGCGGCCCGGTAAGCCAGCTCTTTCATCTGAAGCAGTTTTTCTTCGATTTGGTTTACTTTTTGGGCCGCCGTCTGAACAATTGCCAATCCCTGATAAGCATTTCCCAGATAGCGGCGGTTTTCTTCGAGACATTCTGCAGCCCGTTTTTTCTTGAATTGGGCGGTATCCGTTTGGGCATTCTCCGCACGATTCTTGAGTTCCTCCTGTACCAAACGGTACGCACGAACTTTTTGAGAGGACGAAACGATCTCCTGGCTGGAAGCACTATCAAAGAAATTCGAAAAAAGGTTCATATCCGGCCCCCATTGTGATAAAGCCTAATATATCCCAAACGGCTGTAAGAATCAAGAAAAACTTTATAGAATCCTCACATAGTCTTCATAAATATTGTTTTTGTTTTGTCTGCTGACTTTTTATCGGACATTTTCATTTATGTTGCAAAAATTAAAAAGGACGGTTTAGGAAATTTCAGGGATAAAAAAGTTTCATGTTTTTCAACTCACAAGGTGACTTATTTCTTAAAAGTCCGATAAAAGTAATTCGATTGGAGATGTTTTTTGCCTCTCTAAGTCCTACAGACATTATTTTCGATACATTCGTTCCTCTGGAGGGGAAAAATGAGTCTACAATAGGTTTTTTTATTTCTTTCTAACATTTTCGGTGTGCCTTTCCGGTATAAAATATAGAAGCATTGAAGACAAAAGAACACGGTATCTTATTTGTTTAGGAGTGTGAGTGATGAAAAAGATAACAGTGATTTTTATTGCGGCCGCATTGAGTGTTTCGGTTCCGGCCGGACCGACCATTAAAATGCTGAATGATTCGACACCCGCCTATGCTTTTCAGATTCTTGAAGACGGGTTCGGCGGCTATGATGCGGGGACAATTCTGCCGACGTTCTGTCTAGAGTATCAGGAGACATTCACTCCGAATACTTCGTACTATGCTGTGATTGGGACCTCTGCGGTTAAAGGCGGAATGGACTGGGCCGGCGGTATTTATGGACAGGGGCCGCTTCATGCCGTCAATTCCGACCCGCTGGACCCGCGGACGGCGTTTCTTTTTACGAAGTTTATGGAAGGGGACAGCCGTCTGACCGACCAGACCAAGCTGCAGAATGCCATTCACTATATTGAGGCCGAATTCAAAAATGCTTCTGTGATTGGTCCGAAGAATGATTATGTTCTTCTGGCTGAGCAGGCCGTTGCTCGGGGCGGAGAATGGTACGGCAAAGGGCTGGGCAATGTGAGGGTAATGACCCTGTGGAAATATTTCGACGGCCGATGCTATTCGGGGTATGCCCAGGACCAGCTGATTCTGGTCAATGCCGTTCCGGCCCCTGGGGCTGTTGTGCTGGCGGCGGTAGGGACTGGTCTGATCGGCTGGCTGAGACGGCGCCGAGAACTGTAATATCTTTATTGGGGTTGGGATGCTTTTTCAGGAACCGCCCGCCGAGTCGGGCGGTTTCTTTTTTTTAAATCCTCTTTGAAGATTCCTGCACTCTTCAGATGCTGCATTTCCGGTCTGATAGAAGCCGGATATTGCGCATTGTCTTGTTATCCAGGGACACGGCCCCATAAGATCTCGGATTTAAAGGAATCAAAAATCGAGGATTGTCTATAAGATTCATCGACAGGTTTTTCGATTTCCATTGACGCACAAGGAGGCGGCGGATATGATTTTTCTGTATCGAAAAGAAAGGTTTTTTGCCAATGCCTCAAATTCGCTTTTATGCAGAGCATTGCAAGGGATGCGGTTTGTGCGTGCTGGTTTGTCCTCATCAGAACATTCGAATATCGGAGGATTTGAACGAGCACGGTCATCCATTCGCAGTTCTGGCGGACCCGGCCCGCTGCACCTACTGTGCCATGTGCGGTCGAATGTGTCCCGATATGGCGATCGAGATTTTTGAGGGCAGGGATGACACCAAAGAGGATTCCGGAGGGGCGACGGAGTAGCCCAAGAGGATGTCGGAAAAAATTCTTTTAAAAGGGAATGAACTGCTGGTAGAGGCCGCGATTGAAGCGGGGTGCCGGTTTTATGCGGGCTATCCGATCACACCGCAAAATGAGGTGCCGGAGCGGATGTCCTGGCGGATGCCGCAGGTTGGGGGCGTATTTGTACAGGCCGAAAGTGAGATTGCGGCCGTGAATATGCTTTTTGGGGCTTCGGCGGCCGGTGCGCGCTGTATGACCAGTTCATCCTCGCCGGGCATCAGTCTCAAGCAGGAGGGAATCAGTTATATTGCCGCTGCGGAGCTTCCCTGTGTGATTGTGAATATGCAGCGAGGCGGACCGGGGCTGGGAAATATCCGGGCTTCTCAGGGGGATTACTTTCAGGCCGTCAAAGGCGGAGGACACGGCGATTATCGTCTGATTGTTCTGACGCCGGCGACGCTGCAGGAACTGTATGATTTGACCCTGAATGCGTTTGATTATGCAGATTTTTACCGCAATCCGGTGATGATTCTGGGGGATGGGATTTTAGGACAGATGGCCGAGCCGGTGGATGCCCATCCTTATCGTCCGATTTTCAGTCTGCCGCCGAAGGATTATATTTTAAACGGCTGTCGGGGCAGGGCTCCTCGTGTGATTCGCACGCTGTTTCTGCACCCTCCAGATGCCCTTGTTCAGCACAACCTTCGGCTTCAGGAAAAGTACGAGAGGATGCTGCGGGAGATATCTCTGTATGAGGAGTTTGAGACGGCGGATGCGGAAGTAATTGTCACGGCGTACGGCATTTCCGGTCGAGTGGCCAAAGGAGCTGTCAAACGAGCTCGCCGAGACGGTCTGAAAGCCGGCCTGATACGTCCTTTGTGTGTTTGGCCCTTTCCTGTCGAAGTCTACAGGCGGGTGGCGGAAAAAGCCGGCTCATTTCTGGTTGTGGAAATGAGCCACGGACAATTTATCGAAGATGTAAAACTGGCCATTGAATGCCGGCGGCCTGTTGCCTTTTTGGGCAAAGGCGGCGGATGGTATCCGTCTGAAGAGGAGATTCTGGAGCAAATCCGTCATCTTGCCTCAGTACCCTCCGAGAGGAGAAAGACTCAAAGGAAAAGATAAATGGAATTTCGGCGTCCGAAAACTCTCAGGAATGTACTGACGCACTACTGTCCCGGCTGCGGGCACGGGATTGTGCATCGGCTGGTTGCAGAGGTCATCGACGAATTGGGAATTCGTGAGCGGACGATTGGTACGGCACCTGTGGGCTGTGCCGTTTTGCTGTATGATTATATGAATTGTGATATTATTGAGTGTGCTCACGGGAGGCCGCCGGCGGTTGCAACGGGGCTCAAGCGGGTACAGCCGGACCGGATCGTTTTTACCTACCAGGGGGATGGAGACCTGGCGGCGATTGGGACGGCGGAAACCGTTCATGCGGCCAACCGGGGGGAAAACATTACCGTGATTTTTGTCAACAACGCTATTTACGGTATGACCGGCGGACAAATGGCTCCGACGACCCTGATGGGGCAGTGGAGCACCACCACACCGAACGGACGGGGAAAGTTGGGCGAGGGCGGACCGATTAAGGTCTGCGAAATGCTCAGCGCATTGGACGGTCCTTCTTATCTGGAGCGGGTAGCCGTCAGTACGCCCAAAGATGTTCTTCGAACCAAAAAGGCGATTCAAAAGGCTTTTGAAAAACAAATAGCCAACAAGGGATTTTCGCTGGTCGAGGTGCTTTCGATGTGTCCGACGGACTGGAAACTTAGTCCGAAAGAGGCCGTTGAGTTCGTCAATGAGAAGATGAAGACGGTCTTCCCTCTGGGAGTGTTTAAGGACCGCTGAAGGGATTTGGGATGATGGAAAATTCACAAATGCGGATTATCATCGCCGGTTTCGGCGGGCAGGGGGTGGTTTTGACGGGCAATCTGATTGCGCGGGCTGCCCTGAAAGAGAACAAAAATGTCACCGGTATGGTGGCTTACGGGGCGGAGATGCGTGGCGGCACGGCTTTTGCCGCCGTGATTGTCAGCGACGAGGAAATTGCCTGTCCGTTCGTGGAGATACCCGATGCGGCGATTGTGCTCAACCAGCCCTCCCTCGACAAGTTTGAGCCGGATGTAGCAGCCGGCGGGCTTCTGCTGGTGAATACTTCCCTGGTGAAGCGGGGGCCCAAACGGGAAGACATCGACCGCATTTTGGTTCCGGCTACGGAGATTGCTCAGAGATTGGGACAATTGAAAGTCGCCAATCTGGCGGCTCTGGGGGCTTTTGTGCGGCATACACGGCTGGTAAAAGAGGAAAGCATTCGACAGGCCGTCAAAGACCTGTTTGCCGAGAAGAATCCGGCCCTGACAGCGGTGAATCTGGCGGCTTTTGAGGTCGGGATAGAACAGAGCCGCATTCAAAAAGCCGCCTGTTCGGCTCTGAAAAAACGATAGAGTGGTTTTCTTGCGAGGGGTTTTTGATGCATTCATCGGCGGGCGTCCGACCGTCCTTTCATCAGCGCACCCTCGACGGGCTGACTCGGAGGGCACGCACGGACACCGGACTGCGGATGGCCCCGATGATTGATGTGATTTTTCTTCTGCTTACTTTTTTTGTACTGACGGCCAAATTTCGATGCTCAGAAGCTTTTGTTCCGCTGCAATTGTCTCCAAGGGAATCGAACGAATCTTTTTCGATTGTTGAGCCGCTGATTCTCGAGTTGACGTCATCTGGGGATCGCTTTCGGGTCAGAATTGGAACAGACAAAGAAATGCTCCTGTCGAAGGACGCTTCGGAAAACGAATGGACCGCTCTGGCC
This region includes:
- a CDS encoding 4Fe-4S binding protein; the encoded protein is MPQIRFYAEHCKGCGLCVLVCPHQNIRISEDLNEHGHPFAVLADPARCTYCAMCGRMCPDMAIEIFEGRDDTKEDSGGATE
- a CDS encoding 3-methyl-2-oxobutanoate dehydrogenase subunit VorB, producing MSEKILLKGNELLVEAAIEAGCRFYAGYPITPQNEVPERMSWRMPQVGGVFVQAESEIAAVNMLFGASAAGARCMTSSSSPGISLKQEGISYIAAAELPCVIVNMQRGGPGLGNIRASQGDYFQAVKGGGHGDYRLIVLTPATLQELYDLTLNAFDYADFYRNPVMILGDGILGQMAEPVDAHPYRPIFSLPPKDYILNGCRGRAPRVIRTLFLHPPDALVQHNLRLQEKYERMLREISLYEEFETADAEVIVTAYGISGRVAKGAVKRARRDGLKAGLIRPLCVWPFPVEVYRRVAEKAGSFLVVEMSHGQFIEDVKLAIECRRPVAFLGKGGGWYPSEEEILEQIRHLASVPSERRKTQRKR
- a CDS encoding thiamine pyrophosphate-dependent enzyme, encoding MEFRRPKTLRNVLTHYCPGCGHGIVHRLVAEVIDELGIRERTIGTAPVGCAVLLYDYMNCDIIECAHGRPPAVATGLKRVQPDRIVFTYQGDGDLAAIGTAETVHAANRGENITVIFVNNAIYGMTGGQMAPTTLMGQWSTTTPNGRGKLGEGGPIKVCEMLSALDGPSYLERVAVSTPKDVLRTKKAIQKAFEKQIANKGFSLVEVLSMCPTDWKLSPKEAVEFVNEKMKTVFPLGVFKDR
- a CDS encoding 2-oxoacid:acceptor oxidoreductase family protein yields the protein MMENSQMRIIIAGFGGQGVVLTGNLIARAALKENKNVTGMVAYGAEMRGGTAFAAVIVSDEEIACPFVEIPDAAIVLNQPSLDKFEPDVAAGGLLLVNTSLVKRGPKREDIDRILVPATEIAQRLGQLKVANLAALGAFVRHTRLVKEESIRQAVKDLFAEKNPALTAVNLAAFEVGIEQSRIQKAACSALKKR
- a CDS encoding biopolymer transporter ExbD, giving the protein MHSSAGVRPSFHQRTLDGLTRRARTDTGLRMAPMIDVIFLLLTFFVLTAKFRCSEAFVPLQLSPRESNESFSIVEPLILELTSSGDRFRVRIGTDKEMLLSKDASENEWTALADAVEEVCRRQQRRADDPVELICRDEVSWDAVVKAYDLLRVLGLNQITFVMTEAKEDVQ